The uncultured Desulfatiglans sp. DNA window GCGGTATCCGACAAAGGGGCGATGGGATTGATGCAATTGATGCCCGATACGGCCCGGGATTTGGGCGTCCGTAAACCTTTCGATCCGTCCCAGAATATATGGGGCGGTGCGAGTTATATGGCAAAATGTATCAATAATTTTAGGGATATCCGTCGAGCTTTGGCGGCTTACAATGCAGGCCCGGGGCTTGTGGAGCGGACGAAAGGAATCCCCCGTATCAAGGAAACCCAGGATTATGTACGGAGGGTCTTGGCCTATGAGGGGGTTTTCTCCTCCTTGCTCCACAGACTTCGATGAACCTGCAATATTATCGCTTCGCTCTTTTTAGGAAGCTGATCTTGCATCTCAAGTGCCGGCTAACAATTCTTGCCACTACATACATAAGGATGAACACGAGAGAGGCGCTGAAATCGGCCCCGACCCAAGGAATCGAAACAGGAACCCCAAAACGGAGTCCGGCAAAGCGCAATTGAAGCCAGGCGATTGCCAGCGGAACGGGCCAGAGGACGGCCGCGGCTACGGTGATTTGAAGGAAAAAGGCCTTCCCGTACGCCTCGTTCGCCAGGCTGTTGATGTCTTTGTACAAATCGCGGTCACCAGCCTGGAGTGCGGACAGGGATTGGTCATGGCGATCGGATGCCTCAGAAAAGGCGTCCCGGATGGTGCGTCGGTTGGCCTGCACTGCGATCGTCCCGGTCAGTTCACCGAGGACCGCAGACCAGAGGGCAAGCAGACCCGTCCCAAGCCACCAGCCGAAATAAGGATTGGCCGGCCATCGGTAGGGGGCGATGAGAAAGGCGTCGATAGCTGCAAGAAGGGCATTGGGAGATTCCATTTCACTGCTTGGCGTCCGGTCCGTACCCGCCGCGGGGTGTGAAGGTTGCGTGCACGGGTGCACCGGTGCAAATGAGCGGGGCAGGGCCCCCTTCTGTCAAGAGGGATGATCCGCTTCCGGGGTGGCTGCGGATCATCCGGTTCATCCGCGGCCTTCTCGGCCAAGGCCGCTCCTGCTCGAACACTGGGTCCGATTGCCGGCCGCGGGTCTTCGCTCAGAAGGGAGGCAGAATGCTGTAGTCGAGAAAACCCTTGGTGACGTAACGGATGCCGACATAAAAGGCCAGTAGGACGAAGATCCGTTTCAGCCAGATGTCCGGGATGTACTTGGACGTGCGCGGACCGATCATCGAGCCGATAAAGATCCCGACCAGTTCCATTCCAATGAGTCCCCAGTCGGTCGGGACGCCCTGCCCGACCATGTAGCCGAAGATCGAACTGATCATGCCGACGAGGACCGCGAGGGCACTCGTGCCCGCGACCAGGAACATCGGCAGACCTGCGATGGAGGTCAGAAAGGGTACGAAGAGAAAACCGCCTCCCACGCCGATGAAGGAGGCCATGGCACCGATGATCAAGCCGCCCAGCATGGGGATCCAGGACTTGAACTCGAATTCGACACCGAAAAAGGTGAAGCGGATCGTGCCGACAAAAAAGGTGATGATCAGAGATATCAAGGCCAGCAGGTAGGCAATCCATTTGGCTCCGCCGCCGAGGCTGAGCCAGAGGGCGCTGGCGATGACGAAGCCCAGGGCGAGAAACATGAGGGGCCAGCTGCCAGAAAGCACTTTTACTCCCTGATCCGTGCGCTGTCCCTCGCGGGTCTGTTTTTCGAAGGCCGCTGCGGCTTCTTTGGCCTTCTTTTTCTTGGCTTGACCGGAGGACGTCGTTTCACGGAGCAGGATGATGCCGAGCAGGAGGACAACGAGCCCGAAATAACCCAGGTAGGCCTTGAGACTGATCTTGCCGGCAGTGATGTCCGGGATGACGGAGGATCCGAGCACCCCTCCGATCGCCAGACACATGGCGAGCGGGGCTACCAGCCGTCCCATACGGTAGTAGTTCGTGCTCGAAATGAGCGCGCTCAGTCCGACGAGCCACTGATTGGACACCCGGATGGAATCGGTTACGAGATTGTTCATCGGATGGCCTTTTCCGAAATCCTTGGCGTAGTCACCGAGTCCGAAGATCGTGATATGCCCGACGCCCGCCATGATGCCCCCGAAGGCGCCGACGGTGGAAAAGATCCACCCCACCCAGATCGCCCAGAGAAACCCCAGCAGATAACTGACATCCGGCGCTCCGGGGATTCCAAGGAAGCCTTTCGGTGCATTTGCATCGATCTTGCCTTGACCGATAGTGGACTGGATGGCGTCGGCGAGTTGATCCGCATAGACGGGTCCGGCACCGGTGGCTGTCATGACGGCGCATCCCACAAGCAGCGTCAGGCAGATCATCCATCTCGTCCCTTTCATGTGCAGCACCTCCTCGTGAGTCAGTTTTGGGTATTCATCCCAAACGGTCGGTGGATGGGCCCGAAAGGTTCCTCGGACGTCCTCCGTCTTTGGCGGGGCTGGAGCGATCCGGGCGATGCGCATGGGTGTATGTTCCGCTGCCGGCTGCAGCGGGGCTTCGCATCAGGTGGAGGTCGGATGTGGCGATCATGCGCGCACCCCGAAAGATTTCACGCAACGGCACCACCGGAAAAACGGCGCTTGCAGCGCTTCGTGCCGGGATCTCTGAGGGATACTCAGGGAAGAGCAGGAAGTCCAGGAAAATCCTAAAGCATCTCCATCCGGAAATGATTTTCCGGTATGACCCCGTTTCCAATTCGGAAAGGAATATTTTTCTTTACACGCTGCACGTGCTCAGTCCCACCGCTTTGCGGCGGGTCCAGGTTTGGCCAGTATCCGGAAAATCGAGCATTTGCTTGGAAGGGACCTAGCGGTCGCCGCACTAGCAAATGCGCAGATCGATGCCGAGATGGGCAAAAAAGACCATCTCGGGATGGAAACTAAGCCGATTGTGTAGCGCATTATGTTATTGACGGCAAGAAAAAATATGCGGGCTGCGGGATTGTGCCGCTAAACCTCCCGCTCTATGCGCTGTCCTGGTCACGGCATATCCGTCCGGAAATGATTTCGCGGCAAGATTCAGTTTCCAATCCGGAAATGAGGATTTTTCTTTATACCCTTCGGGTGCTCAGTCCAACCCCTGCGGGGCGGGTCCCGGTTTCTTCATACCCTTCGGGTGCTCAGCCCCACCGCTTCGCGGCGGGTCCCGGTTTGGCCAATATCAAGGAAGTCAAGCGTTTGCTTGTAAGGCGACCTGCAGGTCGCCTTACAAGCAAACGTGCAGATTGATGCCGAGATTGGCCAAAAAGACCATTTCCGGGTTGGAAACCAGGGTGTTTCGAACCTCCGGCTGCGGGCTCGGCGCCGAGAGGCACAGCGCAGCGCCGCCGCTGCAAGATAGCGCCTATTTTCGCCAATACTCGGGAACGAGCAGCACAATGACGGTATAGATCTCGAGCCTCCCGAGCAGCATGCATGCGATCAGGACCCATTTGCCCGCCAGGGGAACGTCGGCGAAGTTTTGGACCGGACCAACCAGGGCCAGCCCCGGGCCTATGTTGCCCAGAGTGGCGGCGACCGAGGAGAATGCGGAAATCAGATCGAGGCCGAGGGATGCCATCAGGAGAGATCCGGCCAGGAATAAACCGATATACAGGGCGAAAAATCCCCAGATGCTCGTCAGGACTTCCTGCGGCACCGCCTTTCCTCCGAGTTTGACGGTGGTGATGGCATGCGGATGGATGATGCGGAAGATTTCCTGGTAGGAATGGCGCGCCAGCAGCATGATCCGCATGATCTTGATGCCGCCGCCGGTAGAGCCGGCCATGCCGCCCAAAAACATGCATGTAAGCAGGATGATCTGGGATAGGGGCGGCCACCGGTCGTAGTCGGCGGTTGCAAATCCGGTGGTGGTGATGATCGAACTGACCTGGAAGGCCGCATAGCGGAAGGCCGTATCGAGGCTGTCGTAGACGGCCCCGTGGACATCGATGGTAACGAGCAAGGTGAGGATCACTACGATGCCCAGGAAGACACGGCATTCGGGATCACGTCCGAAGATGCGCCAATCTCCCTTGAGCAGCCTGTAGTGGAGCGAGAAGTTGATGCCCGCCAAGAGCATGAAAACGATGATCACCCCGTCGAAGTAGGCGCTGCTGTAGGCGGCGACGCTCGCGTTGCGGGTGGAAAAACCGCCGGTGGGCAAGGTGCAGAAGGCGTGGCAGACCGCGTCGAAGAGGGTCATGCCTCCGGCGGCGAGCAGGAAGATCTCGACCACCGTGATGAGGATGTAGACCTTCCAGAGGGTCTTGGCGGTCTCGCTGATGCGCGGCTTCAGCTTGTCGACGACGGGGCTGGGAATCTCGGCCTTGTAGAGCTGCATCCCGCCGATTCCCAGGAAGGGCAGGATTGCGATGGACAGCACGATGATGCCCATTCCGCCAAGCCACTGAGTTAAGCTGCGCCATAGGAGAATACTTTCGGGAAGTCCTTCGATCTGTGTCAAAATAGAAGCACCGGTCGTGGTGAATCCCGAAAAGGATTCGAAACAGGCATCGGTGAAATCCGGGATGGTGCCTGAGAAAAGGTAAGGCAGGGTGCCGAAAAGGCCGGCCAGAGCCCATCCGAAGCTTACGACGGCGACGCCGTCGCGGTGGCCGAGCTGCGGAGTCTCCGTTTTACGGCTGATAAGGTAGCCGGCCAGTCCGCTTCCTGCTGTGACCAGCATCGCGAAGAAAACGCCCGAGGACGCGCCGTCCTGGTAATAAAGGGAAGCAAGGATCGGCCCCAGCATGGATAAGCCAAGGAAGAATGCCAAGACAGCCGAAAGCTTGACAATGATGCGCCAGTGCATCAGAAGTATTCCAGTCTGACGGTGAGCAGTTTTTCCAGTTTAGGGACGACTTCTCTTTGAGCGAAGATGATCAGGTGGTCTTTCGGCTGAATGACGGTGTCTCCACGGGGGATGATGATGTCCTCCCCGCGCACGACAGCCCCGACGATGGCTCCCTTGGGGAATTTGACGTGGGAGAGAGGTTGATTGACGACCTCGCTGGTATCCAGGGCCTCCGCTTCGATCGCTTCAGCATGTTCCCCCTTCAGGGGGGCGACGGAGATGATCTTGCCGCGGCGGATGAACTGGAGGATCGCCCGCACGGCGGACAGTCTGGGGCTGACGACGGTGTCCAGGCCGATGGCCGAGATGAGGGGAATATAGCTGAACTTGCTGATCCGCGTGATGGTTCTTCTCGCGCCGAGTCCCTTGGCGAGGAGCGAGATCAGGACGTTGTTTTCTTCGTCCCCCGTCAACGCGATCAGAAAATCCACGTCCTGGACGTTTTCTTCGATCAGGAGGTTTTTGTCGGTTCCATCCCCTTTGATGACAAGGACCCGCTCCAGGTTCTCGGAGAGTCTGGCACAGATGGCTTCATCCTTTTCGATGATCGTGGTCTTGATCCGGGATTTGTCCAGGTGTGCAGCCAGCGAGGCGCCGGTCAGCCCCCCCCCCACGATGATGACGCGTTTGAGCGGCCTGGGGTGGATGTCGAAGGCGGGCAAAAGACTCAAGGCCTGGTCGCCCTGCGTGACCACGTAAACCAGGTCGTTCGGCAGGACCTGATCCTTGCCGCGCGGGATGAGAACCTGGTCACCGCGGACAATGGCTCCGATCAGGAGCTTTTCCGCCTGGCCGGTAAGGGCCATCAGGGGTTTGCCGGTCAGCGGAGATCCCTCTTTCACGGTCACCCCGATCAGCTTGACCCGCCCCGCCGCAAAGTCTATGACCTCGGAGGCCCAGGGATAGTCCATGAGGCTCAGGATCGACTCGACCATGACCGACTCCGGGTTGATGACGTGGTCGATTCCGAGGAATTCCTGCCCGATGAGATGCTCTTCGTCGATGTATTCCTGGTTGCGGACCCGCGCGATCTTGACCATGTACGGGTTGATGTTGCGGCCCAGCAGGCAGGCGAAGAGATTGACCTCATCGCTGTCCGTGGCGGCTACAAGCAGGTCGGTCTCTCCCGCTCCAGCCTCCTTGAGCACGCGGGGGCTGGTCCCTGATCCCAGGACGCTGCGGACATCGAGATGTTCATCGATGCGTTTGATCTGAGCGGGTGTCTTATCGATGAGCGTGACGTCCTGTCCCTCTTCGGAGAGTTTGCGCGCGATGTGAAAACCCACCTCGCCGGCTCCGATGATGATGATCTTCAAGACTGGCCTCCTTGCGAGAGAAGCATTCGCCTGCAGGATTGGTCATGGCTGTAGCGGATCGCTTATTACTAAGAGAGCGCGGGCAGAAAGTCAACTTCCAACCCGCCCTGGGCCCGCGAAGTGTTTTGCTGATCTCGCGTCGCAGCGGACGCATCCGTTTTCGACCAGCCTTGCATCATGCCAGTCCCCGAAGGTTGAAAATGCTGGACAACATAGGGAATTCGATGATATTAATAACAGTTTTCGTATGTGCAAACACTTGGATCGTGTCCATTCGGGAAACGATTTCCCGGTAGGACCCAGTTTCCAATCCGGAAATGAGGATTTTTCTTTACACCCTTCGGGTGTTCAGTCCCACCCCTGCGGGGCGGGTCCCGGTTTCTTCACGGCCTTCGGGTGCTCAGTCCCACCGCTTCGCGACGGGTCCCGGTTTGGCCAATATCAGGAAAATCAAGCCTTTGCGCGGAGGCGACCTGCGGGTCGCCGCACAAGCAAACGTGCAGATGGACACCGAGATTGGCCAAAAAGACCATTTCCGGATGGAAGCTGTTAAAGTAAGGAAAATCAACCGTCGTTTGTGCTGGGATGACCTGTCGGTCGCTGGGCAGGCAAAGGTGCAGATGGACGCCGAGATCGGCCAGAAAGCCCCTTCCCGGATCGGAAACGAATAGATTCAGGAGCAGGAAGCCGTGTTGAAAAACATCCTCAAGACCCTGAGCGGGCGCCACCTCGAAAAGATGCTCCAGGATGCCGTGGATCGATTCAAGGAGGCCAGGGTCCTCGTCGTGGGCGACATCATCATGGATCAATACATCTGGGGCCAGGTGACCCGGATATCTCCCGAGGCCCCCGTGCCGGTTGTCGAGGTGCGCGAGGAGACGCGGCTGTTGGGCGGCGCTGCCAATGTCGTGCACAATATGGCTACGCTCGGGGCCAGGCCGGTCCTGTGCGGGGTGGTGGGCGAGGACCATGCCGGCCGGGAGGTTCTGGAGAAGCTCCGTGCCCTGAAGGTTCCATCCGATGGGGTGATCGTCGAGGCCGGACGCCCGACGAGTCTCAAGACGCGCATCGTCGCCCACAGCCAGCAGGTCGTCCGCTTCGATCGGGAGAGCAAGGGCGCCATCACCGATGAGAGCGCGAAGACCATCCTGGACTATATCGAAAGCTCACTCGACTCGCTCGATGCGATTGTCGTTTCGGATTACGGAAAGGGGGTCGTATCGGCCGGACTGATGACAGGACTGAGGGAACTGGTTGATTCGGGCAGGACCAACGGCTTGAGGATCGCCGTGGACCCGAAGACCGGGAACTTCGAGTATTATCAGGGGGTGGACGTCATCACGCCCAATCACCACGAGGCCGGCGCCTACTGCGGCTTCACCGTTGCGGACGATGAGACGCTCCTTGCAGCCGGGCGGCGGATGCTGCAGGAGCTGCAGTGCCGCTCTGTGTTGATCACCCAGGGGAAGGACGGCATGACCCTCTTCGAGCAGGATGGCCGTGTCAGCCATATCGGAACCGTGGCGAAACAGGTCTTCGACGTCACGGGCGCCGGGGATACGGTCATCAGCACGCTGGCCCTCGCTATGGCTGCCGGTCTGGATCTCCGCGAAGGGGCGATGCTTGCCAATTACGCCGCGGGGATCGTGGTCGGCGAAGTGGGGACTTCCACGGTGCGCGCGGAGGACCTAAAAAGGGCCGTCGCTGACATGAAATCGCTGCGCTCCGAGGCGGGATGATCTGTGAGCCGCCCCAGCCCCCCGCCGCCTGTCAAACTGATCGTGAGCCTGTTTTCGGCCCGTGAGCCTTTCCTGGGCGAGGTGCTTGAGCGTCTATCGCGGCTTTTCGGGCCGATCGATGACCTGGGGCCCCGGGGATTCTTCGATCGTTCTACCTATTACTCGGCGGAGATGGGATGGCCGCTGCACCGCCGGCATGCCTCTTTCGAACGTCTGATCCAGACAACGGAGCTGGTGGCCGCCAAGATGGCGACCAATGCCCTGGAAGTGGAATCGGCTGAAGCTGATGGCCGGCGCCTGGTCAACATCGACCCCGGCATCTTATCCATGGAGCGTCTGGTCCTGGCTACCGGAAAAAATTTCACCCATCGCGTCTACCTTTCGCAGGGGATTTATGCCGACCTGACACTGATCTTCCAGAAAGGAAGCTTTCGTCCGTTGGAGTGGAGCTACCCGGATTACGCCGACCCGGTGATGATTGAATGGTTGAATGCGGTGCGCTGCAAATACAGGGAGCAGCTGAGGGGGGAGAAAGACAGTGATTAGGAGCATGACGGCCTTCGGCCGCGGGGAATCCACCGGGGGTGATATGCAGCTCGTGGTGGAGCTGCGGTCTGTGAACAACCGCTATCGCGATATGGTTGTAAAGTTACCGAAATCGCTTCAATTCCTTGAGGAGAACCTCCGCAAAAAGCTCGGTGGGTTTATCCAGCGCGGCAGGGTGGAAGTGGCGGTTCAGTCGATCGCCAACGGGGAGGAGCGGCCGGGCCGCCTGGAGCTGAACGAGCCCGTGGTCAAAGCTTATTTGGCCGTCTTCGACCGCCTCTCCGAAGAGTTCGGTATGCCGCGCGACATACGGATGGATCGGTTTTGTCTGTTGAGCGATGTGATCGTGCGCAAACCGGAAGAACTGGATGAAAAGGCAATCGAGGACTGCGCCGGCGAGGCCCTCGAGCAGGCGGTCGCCGCTTTCGAGACCATGCGCGTGCGGGAGGGGGCGGCCATGGAGGCGGATTTCAACGCTCGCCTGGATCTGCTTTCAAAATACGCCGTTCAGGTAGCGGAGAGTGCACCGCAGGTGGCGGAATCCTACCGTCGGCGATTGAAGGACCACATCGCCAAGGTCCTGGGTGAGATGGAACTCGACGAGGGGCGGCTGGCCCAGGAGGTGGCCCTTTTCGCAGAAAGGGCGGATATCACGGAAGAGCTGGTGCGCCTGCGAAGCCACCTCGATCAGTTCAGGACCTATCTCGGGGCTGATGAGGCCGTCGGGCGGCGGCTGGATTTCCTGCTGCAGGAGATGCATCGGGAGGTCAACACGCTGAGCGCCAAGGCCTCTGATTCCGGGATTTCCCGGATAGTGGTGGAAATGAAATCAGAGCTCGAAAAGATCCGCGAACAGGTTCAAAACGTGGAATGACAAGGAGCAGGCAAGGATGAGCACAAAGCTGGTCAATATCGGTTTCGGGAATTCGGTGGTCTCGCGGCGCGTGATCGCGATCATCTCGCCGAATGCGGCTCCCATCAAGCGCCTGCGTGACGAGGCGCGCGAGGAAAAGCGCCTCATCGACGCCACGCAGGGGCGGCGCACCCGCTCCGTAATCATCACCGACAGCAACCACGTGATCCTTTCGGCGATCCAGTCCGAGACGATCGCGCAGCGCTTCAACCCGAACGGCACTTTGGCCAAGGAAGATCTGGAAGAGTGATGCCGCCGGGACAGATTTTCATTTTTTCGGCTCCCTCGGGCGGGGGCAAGTCGACCATCATCGGAGAACTGCGCAAACGGATCGCAGGGCTCGGGTACGCGGTTTCCCACACGAGCAGGCCGCCGCGAGAAGAGGAACGGGACGGCGTCCACTATTATTTTGTAGATCGGGGGACCTTCGAGCGGATGATCGGGCAGGGGGCCTTCGTCGAGTGGGCCCCGGTCTATGACGCCTTGTACGGAACATCCTTCATGACCCTTGAGGAGCAGACCGCCAAGGGGCTCGATGTGGTCATGGATGTGGATGTCCAGGGCGCCCGCAGCATCCGCCGCCGCTTCCCGGAGAGCGTTTCGATCTACATCGTGCCGCCTTCCATCGCCTCCCTGGCCGCGAGGCTTCGCAGCCGTGGCACGGATAGTGAATCGGCCGTCGAGCGGCGTCTCCGGGCTGCCGCCGGGGAAATCCATCACAGCCTCGAGTACGATTACATCATCGTCAACCACCTTCTGGAGGATGCGGTCAAAGAGGCCGAGGCGATCATCCTCGCTGGGCGATGCCGGACTGCACGCCGGGAGATGTCTGTGCGGCGTGCTTTTCCTGAGTCTTTCGCACCGGTCTCCGAGTTGATGAAGGATACGGGGCTTGGAACGGAGGGATGAGGATGGGCACGCCCGGAAGGCCTGAAAACGTCGGGGAAGTGCTGATTCCGGGGTTCCATGCGGTCAGGGAGGCCCTGCTGCGCGGGAGCGTCGCGCTGAAAGAGATCTGGGTGGCAGGGGGGAGGTTGTCTCCACGTCTGCGTGAACTGGTGGAACTGGCTTCCGGTATGGGGGTCGCGGTCCTGGAAAAACCGCCGGCGGTCTTTGCCGGACGTTTCCCCGACGTGGCGCACCAGGGTGTGGCGGCGGTTGCAGCGGCCTTTGCCTACGCGGATTTGGAGGAAACGGCCCACAGAGCCCTCGATCGGGGGGAGGAGGCCGTTTTCGTGGCGCTGGACCACGTCACCGATGAGGGGAACCTGGGGGCCTTGATCCGCACCTCGGCCTTTTTTGGAGCCCAGGGGATGATTCTCCCGAGGGACCGCTCTGCCGGGATTTCACCGCGCGTGCTCAAACGGGCTTCGGGCGCCTGCGCGGTGCTTCCCGTCGTCCAGGTCGTCAACCTCGTCCGCAGCCTGCGGCAGTTGAAGGCGATGGGGTATTGGGCGGTGGGAACTGCAGGGGAGAGCAGTGTGTCCATTTATGACTTCGACTGGCGGCGGCCGATCGTGCTGATTCTGGGGAACGAAGAGAAAGGGCTCGGCCCGGGGATCCGGAAATCCTGCGACCAGCTGGTTGCGATCCCAGGTTCGGGCCTGATGGAATCCCTGAACGTGTCGGTGGCGGGAGGGGTCATCCTGGCTGAGATCCGACGCCGACACCGCACCGGCAAACCCTTCATTCCGGCAGAGGGAACGTCTCCAGCGCGCCGGTCCTGAGCAAGGCGTTGACCAAGGCGCAGACCGGCAGGCCGACCACGTTGGTGTAGGAACCGGCGATCCCCATGACCAGAAATGCGCCCACCCCCTGGATGGCGTAGGCTCCGGCCTTTCCCAGAGGCTCGCCGGTAGCCGTGTATCCTTTGATTTCTTCCTCTGTCAGGGCTTTGAAACGGACGAGCGTCGTCACCGCCTCGCTGTGGATCGCTTCGCCTTCGGGGTTCAGGACACAGAACCCGGTGATGACACGGTGCTCCTTCCCGCTGAGCCGGCGGAGCATGTTTACGGCATCGTCCTCATCGGCCGGCTTCCCGAGGATCTCCCGGTCGATGACGACGATGGTGTCGGCCCCTAGGGTC harbors:
- the rlmB gene encoding 23S rRNA (guanosine-2'-O-)-methyltransferase RlmB, whose translation is MGTPGRPENVGEVLIPGFHAVREALLRGSVALKEIWVAGGRLSPRLRELVELASGMGVAVLEKPPAVFAGRFPDVAHQGVAAVAAAFAYADLEETAHRALDRGEEAVFVALDHVTDEGNLGALIRTSAFFGAQGMILPRDRSAGISPRVLKRASGACAVLPVVQVVNLVRSLRQLKAMGYWAVGTAGESSVSIYDFDWRRPIVLILGNEEKGLGPGIRKSCDQLVAIPGSGLMESLNVSVAGGVILAEIRRRHRTGKPFIPAEGTSPARRS
- a CDS encoding Maf-like protein Pcar_0404, whose amino-acid sequence is MTRARRISIRNPLTLASASPRRRRLLQQIKLPFEVVPSLAEESRLHADPESLVQRLAAEKAGEVFSRVTNRWTLGADTIVVIDREILGKPADEDDAVNMLRRLSGKEHRVITGFCVLNPEGEAIHSEAVTTLVRFKALTEEEIKGYTATGEPLGKAGAYAIQGVGAFLVMGIAGSYTNVVGLPVCALVNALLRTGALETFPLPE